CTCATTTTATTGAAAAAATGAGCCGATTTCTGATCGTATCATGCGCTGATTTTACTCCACCCGCAGCGAAACTTCGCCGAGATGGTCAAATATCGCCGTGACGACGTCTCCTTTGGCGACTTCGATGACGGGGGCGAAGGCCCCGGAAAGGACCACATCCCCGGCCTTGAGCTCGATGCCGTAGCCCCGGAGCTTGTTGGCGAGCCAGCAGACGGCGTGAACGGGATTTCCCATGACGCTGCCGCTTGCGCCGTTTTGGACGAGGACGCCGTTCTTCATGGCGCACATGCCCAATACCCGCAAGTCCAGTCCGTCCAGGGGGACGATCCGGTTGTCGAGGACAAGGGCCCCGTAGGAGGCCAGGTCCGCCACCGTATCGGGGAGCTTGATCTTCCAGTCCCTGAACCTGCTGTCGACGATCTCAAAGGCGGCGGAGATTCCCGCCGTGGCTTGAATGACGTCCCAGGGCGTCACGGGGTTCTTTCCGGCCGGAAAGTTCTTCCCCATGATAAAGGCGATCTCGCACTCGATCCTCGGGGCGAGGAATTTGTCCATTTGAAGGACGCCGCCGTTTGTGAGCAGGCCGTCCGAGGTGAT
This portion of the Fusobacteriaceae bacterium genome encodes:
- a CDS encoding fumarylacetoacetate hydrolase family protein, which produces MEKSLSGKLAGELFEAWKTKKPVAPLTERYPDITVEEAYAIQLDFLRLKKESGCTEIGKKIGLTSEGIRKQMGVFEPDYSVITSDGLLTNGGVLQMDKFLAPRIECEIAFIMGKNFPAGKNPVTPWDVIQATAGISAAFEIVDSRFRDWKIKLPDTVADLASYGALVLDNRIVPLDGLDLRVLGMCAMKNGVLVQNGASGSVMGNPVHAVCWLANKLRGYGIELKAGDVVLSGAFAPVIEVAKGDVVTAIFDHLGEVSLRVE